The following are encoded in a window of Nibricoccus aquaticus genomic DNA:
- a CDS encoding MGDG synthase family glycosyltransferase → MKNSTTGSGDAAAKNGILILHATAGAGHTRAAQAIGAALKARGEAFQLVDILDCTPALFRRMYVKSYIDLVQKAPELWGYLYDRMDVVRPATSKRVKARLAFNQLNSQPFKKLLKESAPRAIVCTHFLPLELLSDLKGRGKIDVPVHAVVTDVSPHALWVYPNIDCYHVATASAARELVRKGYPAEKIRVTGIPVDPVFAERTAGPAARAKLGLPEKPTVLLSSGGFGVGPMVEALESFRASSAEISLVVVAGKNAELEKKCREVAKTLRVPVTVHGFVTNMHELMDAADLIVTKPGGLTTTEVLAKGKPMALVSPIPGQEQRNCEYLLEAGAAVRLYDVGDAAFYLTGWLADAERMKRMTAAAKAIARPRAANDIAGALLGGV, encoded by the coding sequence ATGAAAAACTCCACCACGGGCAGCGGCGATGCGGCGGCGAAGAATGGGATTTTGATTTTGCACGCGACGGCGGGTGCGGGTCACACGCGGGCGGCGCAGGCGATCGGGGCGGCGCTGAAGGCGCGGGGCGAGGCGTTTCAGCTCGTGGACATCCTGGACTGCACGCCGGCGCTTTTCCGGCGGATGTATGTGAAGTCGTACATCGATCTGGTGCAGAAGGCGCCGGAGCTGTGGGGGTATTTATACGACCGGATGGATGTTGTGCGCCCGGCGACGAGCAAGCGGGTGAAGGCGCGGCTGGCGTTTAATCAGCTGAACAGCCAGCCGTTCAAAAAGCTGCTCAAGGAGAGCGCGCCGAGGGCGATCGTGTGCACGCATTTTTTGCCGCTGGAGCTGCTGTCGGATTTGAAGGGGCGCGGGAAGATCGACGTGCCGGTGCACGCGGTCGTCACGGATGTGAGTCCGCATGCGTTGTGGGTGTATCCGAATATCGATTGTTATCACGTTGCGACGGCGTCTGCGGCGCGGGAGCTGGTGCGGAAAGGTTATCCCGCGGAGAAGATTCGCGTGACGGGGATTCCGGTCGATCCGGTGTTCGCGGAGCGGACGGCGGGGCCGGCGGCGCGGGCAAAACTCGGGCTGCCGGAAAAGCCGACGGTGCTGTTGTCGTCGGGCGGATTCGGCGTGGGGCCGATGGTGGAGGCACTAGAGTCGTTTCGCGCGAGCAGCGCGGAGATTTCGCTCGTGGTGGTGGCGGGGAAGAATGCGGAGCTGGAGAAGAAATGCCGCGAAGTGGCGAAGACGTTGCGCGTGCCCGTGACGGTGCATGGGTTCGTGACAAATATGCACGAGCTGATGGATGCGGCGGATCTGATTGTGACGAAACCGGGCGGGCTCACGACGACGGAGGTGCTGGCGAAGGGGAAGCCGATGGCGCTGGTGTCACCGATCCCGGGACAGGAGCAGCGCAACTGCGAATATCTGCTCGAGGCGGGCGCGGCGGTGCGGCTCTACGATGTGGGCGACGCGGCGTTTTACCTGACGGGGTGGCTGGCCGATGCAGAGCGCATGAAGCGCATGACGGCGGCGGCGAAGGCGATCGCGAGGCCGAGAGCGGCGAACGATATCGCGGGGGCGTTGCTGGGCGGGGTGTGA